A portion of the Lathamus discolor isolate bLatDis1 chromosome 5, bLatDis1.hap1, whole genome shotgun sequence genome contains these proteins:
- the E2F6 gene encoding transcription factor E2F6 isoform X1 — protein MTSPANWERLRPLRPDTLRVSEPPMINLKVNSGGQVVRRTVKVRKPRFDASLVYLTRKFMDLVKTAPDGVLDLNEVATTLGVRKRRVYDITNVLDGIHLIQKRSKNLIQWVGSSLDQVVGKAPEQQTLKDELSDLSAMEEALDDLIKDCAHQLFELTDDKENAKLAYVTYQDIRSIQTFQEQIVIAIKAPEETKLEIPIPKEDCIAVHVKSTKGPIDVYLCEVEPEKPGAKTFEDTDTVTSETEPTDPPEEVRSLGEEEKPPELTD, from the exons ccaccAATGATCAACCTGAAGGTGAACAGTGGTGGACAGGTTGTGAGAA GAACTGTGAAAGTCAGAAAGCCTCGATTTGATGCATCCTTGGTTTATTTGACCCGAAAATTCATGGATCTTGTCAAAACAGCTCCAGACGGTGTTCTTGATTTAAATGAAGTAGCAACAACACTTGGAGTACGAAAACGAAGAGTGTATGACATCACCAATGTGTTGGATGGAATCCACTTAATTCAGAAAAGATCTAAGAATCTTATCCAGTGGGT AGGTTCTAGTCTTGACCAAGTTGTTGGAAAAGCACCAGAGCAGCAAACACTTAAAGATGAACTTTCTGACTTGTCAGCCATGGAAGAAGCTCTGGATGATTTAATCAAGGATTGTGCTCATCAGTTATTTGAACTAACAGatgacaaagaaaatgcaaaa CTAGCTTATGTGACATACCAGGATATCCGTAGCATTCAGACATTTCAAGAACAGATTGTGATTGCAATCAAAGCTCCAGAGGAAACCAAGTTGGAAATACCAATTCCTAAAGAA GACTGCATAGCAGTACATGTGAAGAGCACAAAAGGACCCATTGATGTGTATCTGTGTGAGGTGGAACCAGAGAAGCCAGGTGCCAAAACTTTTGAAGATACAGATACAGTCACTTCTGAAACTGAGCCCACAGATCCTCCTGAAGAAG TGAGATctctgggggaagaagaaaaaccacCTGAGCTGACAGATTAG
- the E2F6 gene encoding transcription factor E2F6 isoform X3, whose protein sequence is MTSPANWERLRPLRPDTLRPPMINLKVNSGGQVVRRTVKVRKPRFDASLVYLTRKFMDLVKTAPDGVLDLNEVATTLGVRKRRVYDITNVLDGIHLIQKRSKNLIQWVGSSLDQVVGKAPEQQTLKDELSDLSAMEEALDDLIKDCAHQLFELTDDKENAKLAYVTYQDIRSIQTFQEQIVIAIKAPEETKLEIPIPKEDCIAVHVKSTKGPIDVYLCEVEPEKPGAKTFEDTDTVTSETEPTDPPEEVRSLGEEEKPPELTD, encoded by the exons ccaccAATGATCAACCTGAAGGTGAACAGTGGTGGACAGGTTGTGAGAA GAACTGTGAAAGTCAGAAAGCCTCGATTTGATGCATCCTTGGTTTATTTGACCCGAAAATTCATGGATCTTGTCAAAACAGCTCCAGACGGTGTTCTTGATTTAAATGAAGTAGCAACAACACTTGGAGTACGAAAACGAAGAGTGTATGACATCACCAATGTGTTGGATGGAATCCACTTAATTCAGAAAAGATCTAAGAATCTTATCCAGTGGGT AGGTTCTAGTCTTGACCAAGTTGTTGGAAAAGCACCAGAGCAGCAAACACTTAAAGATGAACTTTCTGACTTGTCAGCCATGGAAGAAGCTCTGGATGATTTAATCAAGGATTGTGCTCATCAGTTATTTGAACTAACAGatgacaaagaaaatgcaaaa CTAGCTTATGTGACATACCAGGATATCCGTAGCATTCAGACATTTCAAGAACAGATTGTGATTGCAATCAAAGCTCCAGAGGAAACCAAGTTGGAAATACCAATTCCTAAAGAA GACTGCATAGCAGTACATGTGAAGAGCACAAAAGGACCCATTGATGTGTATCTGTGTGAGGTGGAACCAGAGAAGCCAGGTGCCAAAACTTTTGAAGATACAGATACAGTCACTTCTGAAACTGAGCCCACAGATCCTCCTGAAGAAG TGAGATctctgggggaagaagaaaaaccacCTGAGCTGACAGATTAG
- the E2F6 gene encoding transcription factor E2F6 isoform X2, with protein MTSPANWERLRPLRPDTLRVSEPPMINLKVNSGGQVVRRTVKVRKPRFDASLVYLTRKFMDLVKTAPDGVLDLNEVATTLGVRKRRVYDITNVLDGIHLIQKRSKNLIQGSSLDQVVGKAPEQQTLKDELSDLSAMEEALDDLIKDCAHQLFELTDDKENAKLAYVTYQDIRSIQTFQEQIVIAIKAPEETKLEIPIPKEDCIAVHVKSTKGPIDVYLCEVEPEKPGAKTFEDTDTVTSETEPTDPPEEVRSLGEEEKPPELTD; from the exons ccaccAATGATCAACCTGAAGGTGAACAGTGGTGGACAGGTTGTGAGAA GAACTGTGAAAGTCAGAAAGCCTCGATTTGATGCATCCTTGGTTTATTTGACCCGAAAATTCATGGATCTTGTCAAAACAGCTCCAGACGGTGTTCTTGATTTAAATGAAGTAGCAACAACACTTGGAGTACGAAAACGAAGAGTGTATGACATCACCAATGTGTTGGATGGAATCCACTTAATTCAGAAAAGATCTAAGAATCTTATCCA AGGTTCTAGTCTTGACCAAGTTGTTGGAAAAGCACCAGAGCAGCAAACACTTAAAGATGAACTTTCTGACTTGTCAGCCATGGAAGAAGCTCTGGATGATTTAATCAAGGATTGTGCTCATCAGTTATTTGAACTAACAGatgacaaagaaaatgcaaaa CTAGCTTATGTGACATACCAGGATATCCGTAGCATTCAGACATTTCAAGAACAGATTGTGATTGCAATCAAAGCTCCAGAGGAAACCAAGTTGGAAATACCAATTCCTAAAGAA GACTGCATAGCAGTACATGTGAAGAGCACAAAAGGACCCATTGATGTGTATCTGTGTGAGGTGGAACCAGAGAAGCCAGGTGCCAAAACTTTTGAAGATACAGATACAGTCACTTCTGAAACTGAGCCCACAGATCCTCCTGAAGAAG TGAGATctctgggggaagaagaaaaaccacCTGAGCTGACAGATTAG